The following are encoded together in the Capsulimonas corticalis genome:
- a CDS encoding polysaccharide lyase family protein, whose amino-acid sequence MKRSYFSWGVAVFAAAALCAAPVRAADSPGHLLWEIGQADGDDRELALAPGDYARYGQDGLYTVGASDAHKDWPYVLPGPDDRWAGGTSHRASVVFGVAGSVATGECRLALHFVDAHSGQPPALKITVNGESWIKSTEPGSGDGALEGSPELGRKFDIVLDFPASLLRPGANTIQIESVRGSWAVWDALTLSGPASVTIAPAPVVTRLIAAHWAPDILRRDKAGLRQILTLSTINNGAPRAVDLKVDSEPIRAITVPHGQANIDFSFPETDRAVTDTIQLLADGAPLGEALRAARTPSRRYTIYILPHSHTDIGYTDVQADALAKHQRYLEEGMALAASTAKLPPDARFKWNIETLYEIDDWLKTASPKQIDTFLQTARTGGLGLDALYANELTGLCRPEELVSYLACSNRLRQKYHLTIDSAMISDVPGYTGSLASIMAQSGVKYFSWGPNSGDHTGYAHRWDNEAFYWSGPSGKDKVLVWQSPAPYNPPGFEDNDASVKRFMGSYRQRFPNSPWDMVYIRYTTGDNAGADPRLSGFVESWNKRYAYPHLVISTTSHMFHDFEAKYGSTLKTVRGDYTGYWEDGAASTARALAINRRAAEELAQNEILWSMLDPSHYPHGRFADAWRDILLFDEHTWGAYSSFSDPNSHFVKAQWATKQQFALDGARQAQALRRDAVKSIAAGASETFAVFNTGSWKRRDLVILSAARSRAGDVVKNERGVAVPSQRLSDGSLAFIAADIPAMSSRKFTVSPGVSTTQGSAAAGSATLSAGKLALTFDMTSGAISSLKMAGGAELVDAENKTCRGLNDYLYVLGGDNAKAQYASGARITVLDRGPLVASVRIDSEAPGGKSLSRVVQVVDGLDEIRIADTLDKQAVYPDEEAVHIGFSFHVPGSTVHMDMPFSVVRPDIDQTLNANKNVYPISRWVDVSNDTLGVTCAAPDTPLMQIGKITLPREAWGDWLKTSQPGSAIYWNVMNNYWRTNYKASQEGLVTFRYALKPHGKYDQVAAQQFGVAQSQPLIVAEVAPSQPDAHLGLTLSSSAVLVTSCRPAEEGRGWIVRLFNGADRSQRVTVGWRGAKSPRIWKTDLWGQGGKPIASAIALSPLEIVTLRITP is encoded by the coding sequence TTGAAACGTTCGTATTTCTCGTGGGGCGTGGCTGTCTTTGCGGCTGCGGCCCTGTGCGCCGCCCCTGTCCGCGCCGCCGATTCCCCGGGACATCTCCTCTGGGAGATCGGTCAAGCCGATGGCGACGACCGTGAGCTGGCCCTGGCGCCGGGAGATTACGCGCGGTACGGACAGGATGGTCTGTATACCGTTGGCGCGAGCGATGCGCACAAAGACTGGCCCTATGTTCTGCCGGGGCCGGACGATCGCTGGGCCGGCGGGACATCGCACCGCGCCAGTGTTGTCTTCGGCGTGGCTGGGAGCGTCGCGACGGGAGAGTGCCGCTTGGCGCTGCATTTCGTCGACGCCCATTCCGGGCAGCCGCCTGCTTTGAAGATCACCGTCAATGGGGAATCCTGGATCAAATCCACGGAGCCTGGAAGCGGCGACGGCGCGCTGGAGGGGAGTCCTGAACTTGGGCGTAAGTTCGATATCGTTCTGGACTTTCCGGCAAGCCTGCTTCGGCCCGGGGCGAACACCATTCAAATCGAAAGTGTCCGTGGATCCTGGGCGGTCTGGGACGCCTTGACCTTGAGCGGCCCGGCCAGCGTGACGATTGCGCCCGCGCCGGTCGTGACGCGGCTGATCGCCGCCCACTGGGCGCCGGACATCCTGCGGCGAGACAAAGCGGGACTCCGCCAGATCCTCACGCTCAGTACGATCAACAACGGCGCTCCGCGCGCCGTCGATCTGAAAGTCGACTCCGAACCGATCCGCGCCATCACGGTTCCGCACGGGCAAGCCAATATCGATTTCTCTTTTCCCGAGACGGATCGGGCTGTCACCGATACAATCCAGCTTTTGGCGGATGGCGCGCCGCTCGGCGAGGCGCTGCGGGCCGCGCGGACCCCCAGCCGGCGCTATACGATCTATATCCTGCCGCACTCGCATACGGATATTGGCTATACCGACGTGCAGGCGGATGCGCTGGCGAAGCATCAGCGGTATCTGGAAGAAGGTATGGCGCTCGCCGCGAGCACGGCGAAGCTGCCGCCTGATGCGCGCTTCAAATGGAATATCGAGACGCTTTACGAGATCGATGATTGGCTGAAAACCGCGTCGCCGAAACAAATCGACACATTCCTCCAAACAGCGCGTACGGGCGGACTGGGATTGGACGCCCTCTACGCGAACGAGCTGACGGGATTATGCCGGCCGGAAGAGTTAGTTTCCTATCTGGCTTGCTCAAATCGTCTTCGGCAAAAATACCATCTGACAATCGACAGCGCGATGATCAGCGACGTGCCGGGGTACACCGGGAGCCTCGCCTCAATCATGGCCCAGAGCGGCGTGAAGTACTTCTCGTGGGGGCCGAACTCAGGCGACCATACGGGATACGCGCATCGCTGGGACAATGAAGCTTTTTATTGGAGCGGACCTTCGGGCAAGGATAAAGTTCTGGTTTGGCAAAGCCCCGCGCCTTACAATCCGCCGGGCTTTGAAGACAATGACGCGTCCGTCAAGAGGTTCATGGGAAGCTACCGTCAACGCTTCCCGAACTCGCCGTGGGACATGGTCTATATTCGATACACCACGGGCGACAACGCCGGGGCGGATCCCAGGCTCTCGGGTTTCGTGGAAAGCTGGAACAAGCGATACGCCTATCCGCATCTGGTGATCTCCACCACGAGCCATATGTTCCACGATTTCGAGGCGAAGTATGGAAGCACGCTGAAGACCGTTCGCGGCGACTACACCGGATACTGGGAGGACGGCGCGGCGTCCACGGCGCGGGCGCTCGCGATCAACCGGCGCGCGGCGGAGGAGCTGGCGCAGAACGAAATCCTCTGGTCCATGCTCGATCCCTCCCACTATCCGCACGGCCGGTTCGCGGACGCCTGGCGCGACATCCTGCTGTTCGACGAGCATACGTGGGGCGCGTACAGCAGTTTCAGCGATCCGAACAGTCATTTCGTCAAGGCGCAGTGGGCGACAAAGCAGCAGTTTGCGCTGGATGGGGCTCGGCAGGCGCAAGCGCTGCGGCGGGACGCGGTCAAGAGCATCGCCGCTGGGGCGTCCGAGACATTCGCCGTGTTCAATACGGGGTCGTGGAAACGCCGCGATCTGGTGATCCTTTCGGCCGCGCGGAGCCGGGCGGGAGATGTGGTGAAGAACGAGCGGGGAGTCGCCGTTCCCTCGCAGCGTTTGTCCGATGGTTCGCTGGCGTTCATTGCGGCGGACATCCCCGCAATGTCCTCACGCAAGTTCACGGTTTCACCGGGAGTATCCACAACGCAAGGCTCGGCGGCGGCCGGATCGGCCACGCTTAGCGCCGGGAAGCTGGCGCTGACATTCGACATGACCAGCGGTGCGATCTCCAGCCTCAAGATGGCGGGAGGCGCGGAGCTTGTCGACGCCGAAAACAAAACCTGCCGTGGACTGAACGACTATCTCTACGTTCTGGGCGGCGATAACGCGAAGGCGCAATACGCCTCCGGCGCCAGGATCACCGTGCTGGATCGCGGACCGCTGGTCGCCTCCGTGCGGATCGATTCGGAGGCGCCGGGCGGGAAATCCCTTTCGCGCGTTGTTCAGGTCGTCGATGGACTGGACGAGATCCGTATCGCCGATACGCTCGACAAACAGGCCGTGTATCCCGACGAGGAAGCTGTGCATATCGGCTTCAGTTTCCACGTTCCCGGCAGTACGGTCCATATGGACATGCCGTTCTCCGTGGTGCGGCCGGACATTGACCAGACGCTGAACGCCAACAAGAACGTGTATCCCATCAGCCGCTGGGTGGATGTCTCCAACGACACGCTGGGCGTTACGTGCGCCGCGCCGGACACGCCATTGATGCAGATTGGGAAGATCACGCTTCCGCGCGAAGCGTGGGGCGATTGGCTCAAGACCTCGCAGCCGGGAAGCGCGATTTACTGGAACGTGATGAACAATTACTGGCGCACCAATTACAAGGCGTCCCAGGAGGGCCTCGTCACATTCCGATACGCACTGAAGCCGCACGGCAAGTACGATCAGGTCGCGGCGCAGCAATTCGGGGTTGCGCAGAGCCAGCCTCTGATCGTCGCCGAGGTTGCGCCATCGCAGCCCGACGCGCATCTGGGACTGACGCTTTCCAGCAGCGCCGTGCTCGTGACCTCCTGTCGCCCCGCGGAAGAAGGGCGCGGCTGGATCGTCCGGTTATTCAACGGCGCCGACCGAAGTCAGCGCGTGACTGTCGGCTGGCGGGGAGCGAAGTCCCCTCGAATATGGAAGACGGACCTCTGGGGGCAGGGCGGCAAGCCGATCGCTTCCGCAATCGCCCTGTCGCCTCTGGAGATCGTGACGCTGAGGATCACGCCTTAA
- a CDS encoding phytanoyl-CoA dioxygenase family protein, producing MLTPEQIAFYHENGYVVVPSLFTAEEAAAYRAESHALIERLQRVRDVDAAWGSAQTVTTKKTRLLHCHDVQFYSAAFTRLLVDERFAGAAAGILGPNVQLHHTKMFIKPSETGAPFPMHQDAPYFPHDNHTMIAAIIHFDDAPLEKGCLRVVPGSHKLGMLEHESQGNFHLSAEQYSVENALPLPAKAGDVVFFSYLTIHGSGVNESHEARTTLLVQMRDPADPPTVQTHDSLGQGMMLAGIDPTCRVANK from the coding sequence ATGCTGACACCCGAACAGATCGCCTTTTATCATGAGAACGGCTACGTCGTCGTTCCCTCACTCTTCACCGCCGAGGAAGCGGCGGCCTATCGCGCGGAGTCGCATGCGCTGATCGAGCGCCTTCAGCGGGTGCGCGACGTGGACGCCGCGTGGGGCAGCGCGCAGACCGTCACTACGAAGAAGACGCGGCTGCTGCACTGTCATGACGTCCAGTTCTACTCCGCCGCCTTCACGCGGCTGCTGGTGGACGAGCGCTTCGCCGGCGCGGCCGCCGGAATCCTCGGACCGAATGTCCAGCTGCACCACACCAAGATGTTTATCAAGCCGTCGGAGACCGGCGCGCCGTTTCCGATGCATCAGGACGCCCCGTACTTCCCGCATGACAACCACACGATGATCGCCGCCATCATCCACTTCGACGACGCGCCGCTGGAGAAGGGATGCCTTCGCGTCGTTCCCGGCTCGCACAAGCTGGGCATGCTGGAGCATGAATCGCAGGGGAATTTTCATCTGTCCGCCGAGCAATACTCAGTCGAGAACGCGCTGCCGCTGCCGGCGAAGGCGGGCGACGTCGTCTTTTTCTCCTACTTGACCATCCATGGATCCGGCGTCAATGAAAGCCATGAAGCGCGGACGACACTGCTCGTCCAGATGCGCGATCCCGCCGATCCGCCGACGGTGCAGACCCATGATTCGCTGGGGCAGGGGATGATGCTCGCGGGGATCGACCCGACGTGCCGGGTGGCGAATAAGTAA
- a CDS encoding AraC family transcriptional regulator, which produces MKIPQLTWSMPLAERPRAMLMAVGVHGPHRTERHYTRGFWALHLYGYQSSMDVSGVTLPIRPGYVGITPPDIECLYRFEDRSAHLCAHFALPPSEAGLTVPAMQDLGADYADFYKAMEEGIACFRANPERAEVRLWDLLWRLADRRSGQLIVHDNPAAMTQACEHIEMRLSEPISVEALAAEVGVSHNHLTRLFRKRFGTTVVGYIRQRRVERAGYLLRSTGLPVHIVAAQVGVEDPRQFSKIVRAATGMSPTEVRRAG; this is translated from the coding sequence ATGAAGATTCCTCAACTCACCTGGAGCATGCCCCTGGCCGAGCGTCCCCGCGCCATGCTGATGGCGGTCGGCGTGCATGGTCCACACCGCACGGAGCGTCACTATACGCGCGGTTTCTGGGCGCTGCATCTTTACGGATATCAATCGAGCATGGACGTCTCCGGCGTCACGCTGCCGATCCGCCCCGGCTATGTTGGGATCACGCCTCCCGACATCGAATGCCTGTATCGCTTTGAAGACCGCTCGGCGCATCTCTGCGCTCACTTCGCGCTGCCGCCGTCGGAAGCGGGCCTCACAGTGCCGGCCATGCAGGATCTTGGCGCCGATTACGCCGATTTTTACAAAGCGATGGAGGAAGGAATCGCGTGCTTCCGCGCCAATCCGGAGCGCGCCGAAGTGCGCCTCTGGGACTTGCTCTGGCGCCTGGCCGACCGGCGCTCCGGGCAGCTCATCGTCCACGACAATCCGGCGGCGATGACCCAGGCCTGCGAGCACATCGAGATGCGCCTCAGCGAACCGATCAGCGTGGAGGCGCTCGCCGCCGAAGTCGGCGTGTCGCACAACCATCTGACGCGCCTCTTCCGAAAGCGATTTGGGACAACTGTCGTGGGATACATTCGCCAGCGCCGCGTGGAGCGCGCCGGCTATCTGCTGCGCAGCACGGGACTGCCGGTGCATATTGTGGCGGCGCAGGTGGGGGTGGAAGATCCAAGGCAGTTCAGCAAAATCGTCCGCGCGGCGACGGGGATGTCGCCGACGGAGGTGCGGCGGGCGGGGTGA
- a CDS encoding Dps family protein: MVTTLQKPADAAKLNSGKPPRQLNVPNDLGAKATQEITEAINPLVADAFALYIKTKNYHWHMSGSHFRDYHLLLDEHAEQIFATIDVLAERVRKVGGSTIRSVSHIAALQTVKDSNEEFVAPIDILNDLIGENKNMAANMRKAHEVCDDNKDVATASFLEVFIDETERRTWFLFEAAQRDAD, translated from the coding sequence ATGGTTACTACATTGCAAAAACCCGCCGACGCCGCGAAATTGAACAGCGGCAAGCCGCCGCGGCAGCTGAACGTTCCCAACGACCTTGGCGCGAAAGCCACCCAGGAAATCACCGAAGCGATCAACCCGCTGGTCGCCGACGCTTTCGCTCTGTATATCAAGACGAAGAACTACCACTGGCACATGTCGGGCAGCCACTTCCGCGACTACCACCTGCTGCTGGACGAGCACGCCGAGCAGATCTTCGCCACCATCGACGTCCTCGCCGAGCGCGTCCGCAAAGTCGGCGGCTCGACGATCCGCAGCGTCAGCCACATCGCCGCGCTCCAGACCGTCAAAGATTCGAACGAGGAGTTCGTCGCGCCAATCGATATCCTCAACGACTTGATCGGCGAAAATAAGAACATGGCCGCGAACATGCGCAAAGCGCACGAAGTCTGCGATGACAACAAAGACGTCGCCACCGCCAGCTTCCTGGAAGTCTTCATCGACGAAACCGAGCGCCGCACCTGGTTCCTGTTTGAGGCGGCCCAGCGGGACGCGGATTAG
- a CDS encoding helix-turn-helix domain-containing protein, protein MATSFPSNFSRSYPGESALFKIQTDWASLSVDHLRHEPGVREAPPLPYHLITFAQATLPTLVQKRAGLRHTSPIQRGEITITPAGHDDWRRWTEPCEMVCIWLEERYFQEIAAQDDSAMNGGGARILSRFRFRDPHLEYLASALLSETKKPGDLQNFTIDSLRNLLAVHLLRHHSTIQPETIVTSGGLTPRRLRRAVDFIHDHLGESLDLDSIAESAGLSSYHFSRCFKHAMGISPHQYVIQQRVEHAKRLIRSNDLPIGDIAYQVGFGSQSHLNYHFRRLVGVNPTQFQNQAQE, encoded by the coding sequence ATGGCGACATCGTTTCCCTCCAATTTCAGCCGTTCGTATCCGGGCGAATCCGCGCTGTTCAAGATCCAAACGGACTGGGCGAGTCTCAGCGTCGATCACCTGCGTCACGAGCCAGGCGTGCGCGAAGCGCCGCCGCTGCCGTACCACCTGATCACGTTCGCTCAGGCGACGCTGCCGACACTCGTCCAGAAGCGCGCCGGCTTACGGCATACCAGCCCGATCCAGCGCGGCGAAATTACGATCACGCCGGCCGGACATGACGACTGGCGACGCTGGACGGAGCCTTGCGAGATGGTGTGTATCTGGCTGGAGGAGCGATACTTTCAGGAAATCGCGGCGCAGGACGACAGCGCGATGAACGGCGGCGGCGCTCGGATTCTTAGCCGTTTTCGATTCCGCGACCCGCACCTGGAGTATCTGGCCTCGGCATTGCTTTCCGAAACCAAGAAACCGGGCGATCTGCAAAACTTCACGATCGATTCCCTGCGAAATCTGCTCGCCGTCCACCTGCTGCGCCATCACTCGACGATCCAACCCGAGACCATAGTAACAAGCGGCGGCCTCACGCCCCGGCGGCTGCGCCGCGCCGTGGATTTCATTCACGACCATCTGGGCGAATCGCTGGACCTGGATTCCATCGCCGAAAGCGCGGGGCTCAGCTCCTATCATTTCTCGCGCTGCTTCAAACACGCGATGGGAATCTCGCCGCATCAATATGTGATCCAGCAGCGAGTCGAACACGCCAAACGCCTGATCAGATCGAATGATTTACCGATCGGCGATATCGCTTACCAGGTAGGTTTCGGCAGCCAGAGCCACCTCAACTATCATTTCCGACGCCTGGTCGGGGTCAATCCCACGCAATTCCAAAACCAGGCGCAAGAATAA
- a CDS encoding zinc-dependent alcohol dehydrogenase family protein: protein MKSYYIGDGVGLDGLTLIDRPEPNAAPGRVVVRMRAFSLNFRDLEIVHGRFGPQTPRHMVPVSDGVGEVVAVGEGVTRFSVGDRVSGNFMQEWVDGAFDIGIHNSALGGPIDGVLAEYVAFPEHSLVKVPAYLTDEEAATLPCAAVTVWNALFAGGNARPGQTIVIQGTGGVSIFALQFAKLAGLKTIVTSSSDAKLARVVTMGADAVINYRTTPDWDHEVLTLTDGRGADIVLDVSGEDTIARSINAARSLGDVPIVGFLSGKSFTASLMPLLLKNVIVRGVSVGSRRMFEQMNEAISHHELHPVIDRVFEFEEARAAYEYLESGKHFGKVVIRA from the coding sequence ATGAAATCTTATTATATCGGCGACGGAGTTGGCCTGGACGGTCTGACGCTGATCGATCGGCCCGAACCGAACGCCGCGCCGGGCCGCGTCGTCGTCCGCATGCGCGCCTTTTCGTTGAACTTCCGAGATTTGGAAATCGTCCACGGCCGCTTCGGCCCGCAGACTCCCCGGCATATGGTCCCGGTTTCGGACGGCGTCGGCGAGGTGGTCGCCGTCGGCGAAGGCGTGACGCGTTTTTCCGTCGGCGACCGCGTCTCCGGCAACTTTATGCAGGAATGGGTCGACGGCGCCTTCGACATCGGAATCCATAACTCAGCCCTGGGCGGCCCCATCGACGGCGTCCTCGCCGAATACGTCGCCTTCCCCGAACACAGTCTGGTCAAAGTCCCGGCTTATCTCACGGACGAAGAGGCGGCGACGCTTCCCTGCGCCGCCGTCACTGTCTGGAACGCGCTGTTTGCTGGGGGAAACGCCCGTCCCGGGCAAACGATCGTCATCCAGGGAACCGGCGGGGTCTCGATCTTCGCCCTGCAATTCGCCAAACTCGCCGGACTCAAAACCATCGTCACCAGCAGCAGCGACGCGAAACTGGCGCGCGTCGTCACCATGGGCGCGGACGCAGTCATCAACTATCGAACCACGCCGGATTGGGATCACGAAGTCCTCACGCTCACGGACGGGCGCGGCGCGGATATCGTGCTGGACGTCAGCGGTGAAGACACTATCGCCCGCTCGATCAACGCCGCCCGCAGCCTCGGCGATGTCCCGATCGTCGGCTTCCTCTCCGGCAAAAGCTTCACCGCCTCTCTCATGCCGCTGCTCCTGAAAAACGTGATCGTCCGGGGCGTCAGCGTCGGCTCCCGACGCATGTTCGAGCAGATGAACGAAGCGATCTCTCATCACGAACTGCATCCCGTGATCGATCGTGTGTTTGAGTTCGAAGAAGCGCGCGCGGCGTATGAGTATCTGGAAAGCGGAAAGCACTTTGGAAAAGTCGTGATCCGGGCGTAA
- a CDS encoding AraC family transcriptional regulator: MTPYPRPEFCRLYPTESALSSVQTNWPGLSIDHVRHAPGFREAPPMPYHLITFTLDTMPSLAQKRGGLQFDGPMQRGDITITPAQHGDWRLWSGPCHVLCLWLEETYLQEVAAQGESPRRGEIEIVSRFRVRDPHIEYLAGALLAELDRPSDLQQLTIESLRTVLAVHLVRHYSNLDQSATQINGGLSPAQLRRAMDFIHGHLEGPMDLLSIAESTGLSSYHFARRFKRATGVSPHQYVIQQRIEQAKRLLVSDALPVGEIAYRVGFSSQSHLNHHFRRLVGVSPTQFQNKAQV, encoded by the coding sequence ATGACGCCTTATCCACGACCTGAGTTTTGCCGTCTGTATCCCACCGAGTCCGCGCTCTCCAGCGTGCAAACGAACTGGCCGGGACTGAGCATCGACCATGTGCGGCACGCGCCCGGATTTCGTGAGGCGCCGCCGATGCCTTACCATCTCATCACCTTCACTCTGGACACAATGCCGTCGCTCGCGCAAAAACGCGGCGGCCTGCAATTTGACGGCCCCATGCAGCGCGGCGACATCACGATCACGCCGGCGCAGCACGGCGATTGGCGCCTGTGGTCGGGACCATGCCATGTCCTTTGCCTCTGGCTGGAGGAAACTTACTTACAGGAAGTCGCCGCGCAGGGCGAGAGTCCCCGACGCGGTGAGATTGAGATTGTCAGCCGATTTCGCGTGCGCGATCCGCACATCGAATACCTCGCGGGCGCCTTGCTTGCGGAATTAGACCGTCCGAGCGACTTGCAGCAGCTCACCATCGAATCGCTGCGCACCGTCCTCGCCGTCCATTTGGTGCGTCACTATTCGAATTTGGATCAGAGCGCGACACAGATCAACGGAGGACTTTCCCCCGCCCAGTTGCGCCGCGCCATGGATTTCATCCACGGTCATTTGGAAGGACCGATGGACCTGCTCTCGATCGCCGAAAGCACGGGGCTGAGCTCCTACCACTTCGCGCGGCGGTTTAAGCGCGCCACGGGCGTCTCCCCCCATCAATATGTGATCCAGCAGCGGATCGAGCAGGCCAAACGACTGCTTGTCTCGGACGCGCTGCCCGTCGGCGAGATCGCCTATCGGGTCGGATTCAGCAGCCAGAGCCACCTCAATCACCATTTCCGCCGCCTGGTCGGCGTCAGTCCCACACAGTTCCAAAACAAAGCGCAAGTTTAA
- a CDS encoding zinc-dependent alcohol dehydrogenase family protein — protein sequence MKSYYIGDGDGLEALTLIDRPEPAAEPGRVVVRMRAFSLNYRDVEIANGRYGAGQSPRHLVPLSDGVGEVVAVGAGVTRLAVGDRVTAAFMQEWIDGAFDAGVHKSALGGSIDGVFAEYVSFPDYGLVKVPGYLTDEEAATLTCAGVTAWNALFVAGNAKPGQTIVILGTGGVAIFALQFAKLAGLKTIVTSGSDEKLARAAALGADFGINYRATPDWDEEVLKLTDGRGAEIVVEIGGENTLPHSIRAARGLGYIPVIGYVSGKSFTLSLMPLFLKNLNIRGISVGSRRMFEQMNETLAQRELHPVVDRVFEFGEARAAFEYLESGKHFGKVVIRA from the coding sequence ATGAAATCCTATTATATCGGCGATGGAGACGGTCTGGAGGCTCTGACGCTCATCGACCGCCCCGAACCGGCCGCCGAGCCGGGCCGCGTGGTCGTGCGCATGCGCGCCTTTTCGCTCAACTATCGGGATGTGGAGATCGCGAACGGCCGGTATGGCGCCGGCCAGAGTCCCCGCCATCTCGTCCCGCTGTCGGACGGCGTGGGCGAGGTGGTCGCGGTCGGCGCGGGCGTCACGCGCCTCGCCGTCGGCGACCGTGTGACGGCGGCGTTCATGCAGGAGTGGATCGACGGCGCGTTTGACGCCGGCGTTCACAAATCCGCGCTCGGCGGCTCCATCGACGGCGTCTTCGCGGAGTATGTCTCTTTCCCGGATTACGGCCTCGTCAAGGTCCCGGGCTATCTGACGGACGAAGAGGCGGCGACGCTGACCTGCGCCGGCGTGACCGCCTGGAACGCGTTATTCGTCGCCGGCAACGCGAAACCCGGCCAGACGATCGTGATCCTGGGAACGGGCGGCGTCGCCATCTTCGCCCTGCAATTCGCCAAGCTCGCCGGTCTCAAAACCATCGTCACCAGCGGATCCGACGAAAAGCTCGCCCGCGCCGCCGCGCTTGGCGCCGACTTTGGAATTAACTATCGCGCCACCCCCGACTGGGACGAAGAAGTCTTAAAACTCACCGACGGGCGCGGCGCGGAGATCGTCGTCGAGATCGGCGGCGAAAACACGCTCCCCCACTCCATCCGCGCCGCGCGCGGACTCGGCTACATCCCCGTCATCGGTTACGTCTCCGGCAAAAGCTTCACCCTATCGCTCATGCCGCTCTTTCTCAAGAACCTGAACATTCGAGGAATCAGCGTCGGATCGCGCCGGATGTTTGAGCAGATGAATGAGACGCTCGCCCAGCGCGAACTGCATCCCGTGGTCGACCGCGTGTTTGAGTTTGGAGAAGCGCGCGCGGCGTTTGAGTATCTGGAGAGCGGCAAGCACTTCGGAAAAGTCGTGATCCGGGCGTAA